Proteins encoded together in one Dermacentor variabilis isolate Ectoservices chromosome 2, ASM5094787v1, whole genome shotgun sequence window:
- the LOC142570540 gene encoding solute carrier family 22 member 4-like has protein sequence MHLLDKFAVVRDDPHRVGEEEENKEERSMGILFPENLTTKDLYVSESFDCFDAIGNGMVQKRMLFITNVCVYIAAANIHIVPFISTDVGHWCKRPPHSNISEADWRNEAIPLDASGKPRRCSMYENPEQLVNATTVFCLDWEYEERWSRESAVSTWNMVCSRHSLISIMIVVQNFGAALCVSAAGCFADRIGRKSVVVPSLVVMLLSMVVLCASYPVFVATFVFAAGSNAVAMTVSCLILFEVSVHTHRSLLNVVAATLGILTSDLAMAVLQRAGLDWQLRLALFLLPALLVLPAFCFIDESPRWLMAKSKLSEVKTIMLAAAEVNHFVFAARWFCVCPKVM, from the coding sequence ATGCATTTGCTTGACAAGTTCGCCGTCGTGAGGGACGATCCACATAGAGTGGGCGAAGAAGAAGAGAACAAGGAGGAAAGAAGCATGGGCATTCTTTTCCCAGAGAACCTCACAACCAAGGATTTATACGTGAGCGAGTCTTTTGACTGTTTCGATGCGATCGGAAATGGCATGGTGCAGAAGCGGATGTTGTTCATCACCAACGTTTGCGTGTACATTGCGGCGGCTAACATACACATCGTGCCGTTCATCTCGACCGACGTGGGACACTGGTGCAAGAGGCCGCCGCATTCCAACATATCCGAGGCCGACTGGAGAAATGAGGCTATTCCTTTGGACGCGTCTGGGAAGCCACGCCGATGCAGCATGTACGAAAATCCCGAGCAGCTGGTTAACGCGACGACTGTGTTTTGCCTGGACTGGGAGTACGAAGAGCGCTGGTCAAGGGAGAGCGCCGTGTCCACATGGAACATGGTCTGCTCGAGGCACTCTCTCATTAGCATCATGATCGTGGTCCAGAACTTCGGAGCCGCTTTGTGCGTGTCTGCAGCCGGATGCTTTGCGGACCGCATCGGTCGGAAGTCTGTAGTGGTGCCGTCCCTGGTGGTCATGCTGCTGTCGATGGTCGTTCTCTGCGCTTCTTATCCCGTATTTGTAGCGACGTTTGTTTTCGCAGCGGGCTCCAATGCCGTCGCTATGACCGTGTCCTGCTTGATCCTGTTCGAAGTATCCGTTCACACACACAGGTCCCTTTTGAACGTCGTTGCCGCAACGCTCGGCATCCTCACTTCCGATCTGGCGATGGCAGTTCTGCAGCGAGCCGGGTTAGACTGGCAGCTGAGATTAGCGCTCTTCCTCCTGCCAGCGCTGCTGGTGCTGCCAGCGTTCTGCTTCATCGATGAGTCACCGCGCTGGCTTATGGCAAAGTCCAAGCTGTCCGAAGTGAAAACCATCATGCTGGCAGCGGCCGAGGTCAACCActttgtgtttgccgcaagatggttcTGCGTGTGCCCAAAAgtaatgtag